Proteins from one Cicer arietinum cultivar CDC Frontier isolate Library 1 chromosome 3, Cicar.CDCFrontier_v2.0, whole genome shotgun sequence genomic window:
- the LOC140919851 gene encoding uncharacterized protein, with protein MGDLGKILYRWEKAKKVKLQMLRMQYELLQMEEDEDVTDYFNRVQVVVNQMRTNGESLIEVVIIEKIHRTLTQRYDHIVVAIEESKDLNKMKMEDLQGSLKPHELRV; from the coding sequence ATGGGAGATCTTGGTAAAATTCTATACAGGTGGGAAAAGGCCAAGAAAGTGAAGCTCCAAATGCTAAGAATGCAATACGAATTATtgcagatggaagaagatgaagatgtgACAGATTACTTCAATCGTGTGCAAGTTGTTGTTAATCAGATGAGAACAAATGGTGAATCATTAATTGAAGTGGTGATTATTGAAAAGATCCATAGAACATTAACACAAAGGTACGATCACATAGTAGTggcaattgaagaatcaaaggatcttAATAAGATGAAGATGGAGGATTTGCAAGGCTCTCTTAAACCTCATGAACTGAGAGTATGA
- the LOC101497380 gene encoding putative white-brown complex homolog protein 30 produces the protein MELNGMRMKALLVSHILLCTSFLLLPPHVQCADKDDSVAPSFYTQEIYKELEGLTTALTKDIKADLDFCIKDVRKDWEEAFDFKGKLDFVDACVKQKGDFRDRICTTAEVRYYFHSYFQQGGSSAASYVKPNKNCNLTSWLSGCEPGWSCSADQKIDLKKDIKEIPSRVSDCQPCCEGFFCPQGLTCMITCPLGSYCPLAKLNQTTGVCDPYSYQIPAGDTNHTCGSADIWSGVVNNSDIFCSPGSYCPSPTRKVSCDKGYYCRMGSTHQNPCSKLSSCNPKTATQNMHAYGALIIVAMSTLLIFMYNFSDQVLATRERRKAKSREAAAKHVRETVQARERWKTARELAKKSSSGLQKQLSRTFSRKKSGKQGDLVLSDSSSQPEQSSKSKDKEPSNLTKMMHSIEDGGHEGFDFQIGDKNIKKQMPKGKNLHTHSQILRYAYGQIEKEKAQQEQNNNLTFSGIISMAAEGEKVNTRPSIEVAFKDLTLTLKGKNKHVLRCVTGKIMPGRVSAVMGPSGAGKTTFLSALAGKTRGCNISGSILVNGKKESIHSYKKITGFVPQDDIVHGNLTVEENLRFSARCRLPGDMPKPDKVLIVERVIESLGLQPVRDSLVGTVEKRGISGGQRKRVNVGLEMVMEPSLLILDEPTTGLDSASSSLLLKALRREALEGVNICMVLHQPSYTLFRMFDDIIFLAKGGLTAYHGPVKKVEEYFTGIGIPVPDRVNPPDHFIDILEGLEKPTSGVTVETLPVRWMLHNGYSVPPDMLHLADQIAAPSSDTKETNASKANEEASDLSFFVEFWEDLKSNIRIQRDHIEAIFTIQKDLSERATPGVARQYRYFVGRVGKQQLREAKLQAVDYLLLLVAGAILGTLTKVNDETFGSLGYTYTVISVSLLCKIAALRSFSQDKLQYWRESAAGISSLAHFLSKDTIDLFSTIIKPVVYLSMFYFLSNPRSSFGSNYIVLVCLVYCVTGMAYALAIFFQPGPAQLWSVLLPVVMTLIANQNRDTAFMKILVQLCYPKWALEGFIIANAERYTGVWLITRCGSLMSSGYDVNAWHICLLVLILNGIIARIIAFFCLVISQRK, from the exons ATGGAATTGAATGGAATGAGGATGAAGGCCTTGTTGGTCTCTCACATTTTATTATGCACAAGTTTTCTACTACTACCACCACATGTTCAATGTGCAGATAAAGATGATTCTGTTGCACCTTCATTTTACACACAAGAAATCTACAAAGAGCTTGAAGGTCTTACTACCGCTTTAACAAAAGACATTAAGGCAGATTTAGACTTCTGCATTAAGGATGT GAGGAAAGACTGGGAGGAAGCCTTTGATTTTAAGGGaaagttggattttgtggatGCTTGTGTTAAGCAAaaag GTGATTTTAGAGATAGAATATGTACTACTGCTGAAGTGAGGTACTACTTTCACAGTTATTTCCAGCAGGGAGGCTCATCTGCTGCCAGTTACGTAAAACCTAACAAAAATTGCAACTTGACTTCATGGTTGTCTGGTTGTGAACCTGGTTGGAGTTGTAGTGCTGACCAGAAAATTGATCTCAAAAAGGATATAAAGGAGATTCCATCTAGAGTCAGTGATTGTCAACCTTGTTGTGAAGGGTTTTTCTGCCCTCAGGGACTGACTTGCATGATAA CATGTCCACTTGGGTCTTATTGTCCACTTGCAAAACTGAATCAAACAACTGGAGTATGCGATCC ATATAGTTACCAAATTCCTGCAGGAGATACAAATCATACTTGTGGCAGTGCTGATATTTGGTCTGGTGTTGTGAACAATAGTGATATCTTCTGTTCTCCAGGATCATATTGTCCATCTCCGACACGCAAAGTTTCTTGCGATAAAGG ATATTACTGCAGGATGGGTTCAACTCATCAAAATC CATGCTCCAAGCTGAGTAGCTGTAATCCAAAAACAGCAACACAAAATATGCATGCTTACGGCGCTTTGATTATT GTTGCTATGAGTACTCTTCTGATCTTCATGTATAACTTTTCTGATCAAGTGCTAGCTACTAGAGAAAGAAGGAAGGCAAAATCAAGAGAAGCTGCAGCGAAACACGTAAGAGAAACGGTACAAGCTCGCGAAAGATGGAAAACAGCAAGAGAATTGGCTAAGAAAAGTTCATCAGGATTGCAAAAACAGTTGTCTCGAACCTTCTCGCGCAAGAAATCCGGGAAGCAAGGTGATCTAGTTCTATCAGATTCATCAAGCCAACCTGAGCAGTCGTCGAAATCCAAAGATAAGGAGCCTAGTAATCTTACTAAAATGATGCACTCCATTGAGGATGGTGGCCATGAAGGATTTGATTTTCAGATTGGTGATAAGAACATTAAAAAGCAAATGCCAAAGGGAAAAAACTTACACACTCATAGCCAAATTTTAAGGTATGCTTATGGTCAAATTGAGAAGGAGAAAGCTCAACAAGAGCAAAACAATAACTTGACATTCTCAGGAATAATTTCAATGGCTGCTGAGGGTGAGAAGGTAAACACAAGGCCTTCAATTGAGGTAGCTTTCAAAGATCTAACACTCACTTTGAAAGGTAAAAACAAACATGTACTGAGGTGTGTGACTGGTAAAATCATGCCCGGTCGAGTTTCAGCTGTTATGGGACCCTCAGGAGCTGGAAAAACTACATTTCTTTCAGCTTTGGCAGGAAAAACAAGAGGTTGCAATATTTCAGGATCAATTTTAGTTAATGGAAAAAAGGAATCCATTCACTCTTATAAGAAAATTACTGGTTTTGTGCCACAAGATGATATTGTGCATGGAAACTTGACAGTTGAGGAAAATCTTCGGTTCAGCGCAAGATGCAG GCTCCCTGGGGACATGCCAAAACCGGATAAGGTTCTGATTGTTGAAAGAGTGATCGAGTCCTTGGGACTTCAGCCAGTAAGGGATTCTCTAGTTGGGACAGTAGAGAAGAGAGGCATATCTGGAGGGCAAAGAAAACGTGTAAATGTAGGACTAGAGATGGTGATGGAGCCTTCATTATTAATCTTAGACGAGCCTACAACTGGTTTGGACAGTGCATCTTCTAGTTTACTTCTTAAAGCGCTTCGCCGTGAAGCTCTTGAAGGAGTAAACATCTGCATGGTACTTCACCAACCAAG CTATACTTTGTTCAGAATgtttgatgatataatatttctaGCCAAAGGTGGTCTTACTGCATATCACGGTCCTGTGAAAAAAGTAGAAGAATACTTTACTGGCATTGGAATTCCGGTACCGGATCGCGTAAATCCTCCAGACCATTTCATTGATATTCTGGAAGGTTTAGAGAAACCAACTTCAGGTGTAACTGTTGAAACACTTCCTGTGAGATGGATGCTTCATAATGGATATTCAGTACCACCAGACATGCTTCATTTGGCTGATCAAATTGCTGCTCCTTCATCTGACACAAAAGAAACTAATGCATCAAAGGCTAATGAAGAAGCTTCAGATCTATCCTTTTTTGTTGAGTTTTGGGAGGATTTGAAGAGCAATATTAGGATCCAACGAGATCACATAGAAGCAATCTTTACAATACAAAAGGACTTATCTGAACGAGCTACTCCTGGTGTAGCCCGACAATATAGATATTTCGTTGGCCG GGTTGGCAAGCAGCAGCTGAGAGAAGCAAAGTTACAAGCAGTGGACTATCTCCTTTTATTGGTTGCCGGTGCTATCTTAGGAACACTTACCAAAGTGAATGATGAAACATTTGGGTCCCTTGGTTATACATATACAGTCATTTCTGTTT CTCTACTTTGTAAGATTGCAGCTTTGAGATCATTTTCTCAGGACAAGTTACAATACTGGAGAGAAAGTGCAGCTGGAATAAGCAGTTTAGCCCATTTTCTCTCCAAAGATACAATTGACCTTTTCAGTACAATCATCAAACCTGTAGTTTACCTCTCCATGTTCTATTTTTTAAGCAATCCAAGGTCAAGCTTTGGAAGTAATTACATAGTTTTGGTTTGTCTTGTGTACTGTGTGACTGGAATGGCTTATGCATTAGCCATCTTCTTTCAGCCTGGTCCTGCTCAGCTG TGGTCAGTGCTTCTTCCTGTTGTTATGACTCTCATTGCCAACCAAAATAGAGACACTGCATTTATGAAGATCCTAGTACAATTGTGTTATCCAAAATGGGCTCTGGAGGGCTTTATCATTGCAAATGCTGAAAG GTACACTGGGGTATGGCTGATAACTCGTTGTGGTTCACTAATGAGCAGTGGTTATGATGTCAATGCATGGCATATTTGTTTGCTTGTCCTCATTTTAAATGGAATAATTGCCCGAATTATAGCTTTCTTTTGTCTCGTAATTTCTCAAAGGAAATGA
- the LOC101497713 gene encoding serine/threonine-protein kinase PCRK1-like isoform X1: MVHLFDATWSGIMKCFTFHYGDKKDEPKGLQSGSGRSDSSTYVEVEGRRCGSELNSQDVSDSGSVESLRKNVSPSLSQRPSNLRVFTVSELKSATKNFSRSVMLGEGGFGCVYQGVIRSVDDPSGRIEVAVKQLSKRGVQGHREWVTEVNVLGIVEHPNLVKLVGYCADDDERGIQRLLIYEYMPNRSVEHHLSHRAETPLPWSRRLKIAQDAARGLTYLHEEMDFQIIFRDFKSSNILLDDQWNAKLSDFGLARLGPSDGLTHVSTAVVGTMGYASPEYVHTGRLTSKNDVWSYGIFLYELITGRRPLDRNRPKGEQKMLEWIKPYLSDAKKFQLILDPRLDKKQVIKSAQRLAAIANRCLVKNPKSRPKMSEVLKMVEGVVGLSSSANSQIPLENVSRVEVSHDTETNNNKKRTMDQKHRESNWFVRMWRPKIVKTG; this comes from the exons ATGGTACATTTATTTGATGCAA CCTGGTCTGGTATTATGAAGTGTTTTACATTCCACTATGGAGATAAGAAAGATGAACCAAAAGGCTTGCAATCCGGGTCTGGACGGTCAGACAGTTCCACATATGTTGAGGTTGAAGGTAGAAGATGCGGTTCTGAATTGAATTCCCAGGATGTCTCGGACAGTGGCAGCGTGGAATCCCTTAGGAAGAATGTGTCTCCCAGTTTGTCCCAAAGACCTAGCAACCTTAGAGTGTTTACTGTATCTGAACTGAAATCGGCCACAAAGAATTTCAGTCGATCTGTTATGCTTGGAGAAGGTGGATTTGGGTGTGTCTATCAGGGAGTAATTAGAAGTGTAGATGACCCTTCTGGAAGAATTGAGGTTGCAGTTAAACAACTTAGTAAAAGAGGAGTTCAG GGGCATAGGGAATGGGTGACTGAAGTGAATGTTCTGGGCATTGTTGAGCATCCCAATCTTGTGAAACTAGTCGGCTACTGTGCCGATGATGACGAAAGAGGAATCCAGCGGCTTCTGATTTATGAATACATGCCAAACAGAAGCGTGGAACACCATTTATCTCACCGAGCTGAGACTCCTCTCCCTTGGAGTAGGAGATTAAAAATAGCACAAGACGCGGCTCGTGGATTAACGTATCTGCATGAGGAAATGGATTTTCAG ATAATTTTCAGAGatttcaaatcttcaaatatcCTTTTGGATGATCAGTGGAATGCAAAGCTATCAGACTTCGGGTTAGCTAGACTGGGACCGTCGGATGGACTAACTCATGTCTCAACAGCg GTTGTAGGAACAATGGGGTATGCATCTCCTGAATATGTTCACACTGGACGTCTCACATCAAAAAACGATGTATGGAGCTACGGAATTTTCCTTTATGAACTCATTACTGGTAGGCGCCCTTTAGATCGAAATCGTCCCAAGGGTGAACAGAAAATGTTGGAATGGATAAAGCCATACCTATCAGACGCAAAGAAATTTCAACTGATATTGGATCCAAGACTTGATAAGAAACAAGTAATTAAATCAGCCCAGAGACTCGCTGCGATAGCTAACCGATGTCTAGTTAAAAACCCGAAAAGTCGTCCAAAGATGAGCGAGGTTTTGAAAATGGTGGAAGGAGTAGTAGGATTATCGTCTAGTGCTAATTCACAGATACCCTTGGAGAACGTGTCAAGAGTTGAAGTTTCCCATGACACTGAaacaaacaacaacaagaaaCGAACGATGGATCAGAAGCACAGAGAAAGTAATTGGTTTGTTAGGATGTGGAGACCAAAGATTGTAAAAACAGGTTGA
- the LOC101497713 gene encoding serine/threonine-protein kinase PCRK1-like isoform X2 has protein sequence MKCFTFHYGDKKDEPKGLQSGSGRSDSSTYVEVEGRRCGSELNSQDVSDSGSVESLRKNVSPSLSQRPSNLRVFTVSELKSATKNFSRSVMLGEGGFGCVYQGVIRSVDDPSGRIEVAVKQLSKRGVQGHREWVTEVNVLGIVEHPNLVKLVGYCADDDERGIQRLLIYEYMPNRSVEHHLSHRAETPLPWSRRLKIAQDAARGLTYLHEEMDFQIIFRDFKSSNILLDDQWNAKLSDFGLARLGPSDGLTHVSTAVVGTMGYASPEYVHTGRLTSKNDVWSYGIFLYELITGRRPLDRNRPKGEQKMLEWIKPYLSDAKKFQLILDPRLDKKQVIKSAQRLAAIANRCLVKNPKSRPKMSEVLKMVEGVVGLSSSANSQIPLENVSRVEVSHDTETNNNKKRTMDQKHRESNWFVRMWRPKIVKTG, from the exons ATGAAGTGTTTTACATTCCACTATGGAGATAAGAAAGATGAACCAAAAGGCTTGCAATCCGGGTCTGGACGGTCAGACAGTTCCACATATGTTGAGGTTGAAGGTAGAAGATGCGGTTCTGAATTGAATTCCCAGGATGTCTCGGACAGTGGCAGCGTGGAATCCCTTAGGAAGAATGTGTCTCCCAGTTTGTCCCAAAGACCTAGCAACCTTAGAGTGTTTACTGTATCTGAACTGAAATCGGCCACAAAGAATTTCAGTCGATCTGTTATGCTTGGAGAAGGTGGATTTGGGTGTGTCTATCAGGGAGTAATTAGAAGTGTAGATGACCCTTCTGGAAGAATTGAGGTTGCAGTTAAACAACTTAGTAAAAGAGGAGTTCAG GGGCATAGGGAATGGGTGACTGAAGTGAATGTTCTGGGCATTGTTGAGCATCCCAATCTTGTGAAACTAGTCGGCTACTGTGCCGATGATGACGAAAGAGGAATCCAGCGGCTTCTGATTTATGAATACATGCCAAACAGAAGCGTGGAACACCATTTATCTCACCGAGCTGAGACTCCTCTCCCTTGGAGTAGGAGATTAAAAATAGCACAAGACGCGGCTCGTGGATTAACGTATCTGCATGAGGAAATGGATTTTCAG ATAATTTTCAGAGatttcaaatcttcaaatatcCTTTTGGATGATCAGTGGAATGCAAAGCTATCAGACTTCGGGTTAGCTAGACTGGGACCGTCGGATGGACTAACTCATGTCTCAACAGCg GTTGTAGGAACAATGGGGTATGCATCTCCTGAATATGTTCACACTGGACGTCTCACATCAAAAAACGATGTATGGAGCTACGGAATTTTCCTTTATGAACTCATTACTGGTAGGCGCCCTTTAGATCGAAATCGTCCCAAGGGTGAACAGAAAATGTTGGAATGGATAAAGCCATACCTATCAGACGCAAAGAAATTTCAACTGATATTGGATCCAAGACTTGATAAGAAACAAGTAATTAAATCAGCCCAGAGACTCGCTGCGATAGCTAACCGATGTCTAGTTAAAAACCCGAAAAGTCGTCCAAAGATGAGCGAGGTTTTGAAAATGGTGGAAGGAGTAGTAGGATTATCGTCTAGTGCTAATTCACAGATACCCTTGGAGAACGTGTCAAGAGTTGAAGTTTCCCATGACACTGAaacaaacaacaacaagaaaCGAACGATGGATCAGAAGCACAGAGAAAGTAATTGGTTTGTTAGGATGTGGAGACCAAAGATTGTAAAAACAGGTTGA
- the LOC101496405 gene encoding uncharacterized protein has translation MSNHPRLQNVRSTAQLFRESTSSFTSNPFTFFFLTILIFSFRTIVENGTSRFITFVDRDPSVKSLLSRLDISGNANHHHRQRSSQYHPSPAALRRRRPFLHLTRVGTLDDDFFSGDDDDGRTLFGSNSKAPVNGSFVAFGPFATDSGFSDLVADNGVRVLEVVRSGITLKAEDSSIDEEKDDDEVGGDDVDDEKEERKKEKSELGNGNEEIVRSVDLQLFVKGLEIGRRDTAAFFFLLGSLSVAYGWVIMVFLVTYSCVLGVVIVTVVNDFIGRFSFITGVVWDGSRLGLKRISAVVLIRWAVRDAVTQIIGIWYFAEIEDQFSFFKLFVRLKLMPFSVMSPWVRGFEKEISGFLFTWFLIDTFVTFIFSVDFWVALEDFRRGSKEIVKEGCYLLSSMLSMAIQVKCLEAILCGSFARWVLARVCGRDFAKIFQSTMEVYFMVTWLVFYFAAKCRDANQQGRRFGQREMEGLIDGHR, from the coding sequence ATGAGCAACCATCCACGGTTGCAGAACGTGCGTTCCACAGCACAACTTTTCAGAGAATCAACCTCTTCTTTTACCTCAAACCCCTTCACATTTTTCTTCCTTACTATCTTAATCTTTTCTTTTCGCACCATCGTTGAAAACGGAACCTCACGTTTCATCACCTTCGTTGACCGTGATCCATCCGTTAAGTCTCTTCTCTCACGTCTGGACATCTCGGGTAACGCTAATCATCACCACCGTCAACGTTCCTCTCAATATCATCCTTCTCCCGCCGCCTTACGTCGTCGCCGACCTTTTTTACATCTCACTCGTGTCGGAACCCTAGATGATGATTTTTTCTCCGGCGACGATGACGACGGTAGAACTCTCTTTGGCTCTAATTCCAAAGCTCCCGTCAACGGTAGCTTCGTCGCATTTGGACCATTCGCGACCGATTCAGGTTTCTCGGATCTCGTTGCTGACAACGGAGTTAGGGTTTTGGAAGTTGTTCGTTCGGGAATCACGTTGAAAGCGGAAGATTCGTCAATTGATGAAGAAAAAGACGATGATGAAGTTGGCGgtgatgatgttgatgatgaGAAAGAGGAACGGAAGAAGGAGAAAAGCGAATTGGGGAACGGGAATGAGGAGATTGTGAGAAGTGTtgatttgcaattatttgtgaAGGGATTGGAAATTGGCCGTCGTGATACGGCGGcgttcttttttcttttgggtTCATTGTCTGTGGCTTATGGTTGGGTGATTATGGTTTTTCTTGTTACGTATTCATGTGTATTAGGTGTTGTTATTGTTACCGTTGTTAATGATTTTATAGGAAGGTTTAGTTTTATTACTGGTGTTGTTTGGGATGGTTCTAGATTGGGTTTGAAGAGGATTTCTGCGGTTGTTTTGATAAGGTGGGCTGTGAGAGATGCAGTGACTCAGATTATTGGAATATGGTATTTTGCTGAAATTGAAGATCAGTTTTCGTTTTTCAAGCTGTTTGTTAGGTTAAAATTGATGCCTTTTTCAGTTATGTCGCCTTGGGTTAGGGGTTTTGAGAAGGAGATTTCTGGGTTTTTGTTCACTTGGTTTCTTATTGATACATTTGTGACTTTTATATTCTCTGTGGATTTCTGGGTTGCTTTGGAGGATTTTAGGAGGGGTAGTAAGGAGATTGTGAAGGAAGGTTGTTATTTGTTGTCTTCCATGTTGAGTATGGCTATTCAGGTTAAATGTTTGGAAGCAATTCTTTGTGGATCGTTTGCGAGGTGGGTTTTGGCGCGGGTTTGCGGGAGGGATTTTGCAAAGATTTTTCAGTCTACCATGGAGGTTTACTTCATGGTTACTTGGCTTGTGTTTTACTTTGCCGCTAAGTGTAGGGATGCGAATCAACAAGGTAGGAGGTTTGGGCAGAGGGAAATGGAGGGCTTAATTGATGGGCACAGATGA
- the LOC101497045 gene encoding uncharacterized protein, translating into MQFMKPAFRNGFHCYTVSRSLLFTLNPNPFFASSFRPISRFSSSMATTDDSSAPALSLEKQFGEFRTQLEESGTLRDRIRTVVSEIESTTRLMYASILLVHHSRPTPELFEKAKIQIHVLKEKYELLADILRECPGQYYRYHGDWRSETQSVVSMLTFMHWLETGQLLEHKQAEEKLGLNSLEFSLDVEDYLVGVCFMSNELPRYVVNQVTAGDYDCPRKVLKFLTELHAAFRMLNLRNDFLRKKFDGMKYDLRKVEEVYYDVKIRGLTPNGESVGNQGTEGQS; encoded by the exons ATGCAATTTATGAAACCGGCGTTTCGAAACGGCTTCCACTGCTACACCGTGTCTCGCTCCTTATTATTCACCTTAAACCCTAACCCCTTCTTCGCTTCATCGTTTCGCCCCATTTCGCGGTTCTCTTCCTCAATGGCAACCACCGACGACTCTTCTGCTCCTGCTCTGTCACTAGAGAAGCAATTCGGCGAGTTCAGAACTCAGCTCGAGGAGTCAGGAACCTTACGCGACCGAATTCGTACCGTCGTTTCGGAAATCGAATCCACCACAAGACTCATGTATGCTAGTATTCTTCTAGTTCATCACTCTCGCCCTACTCCAG AACTTTTCGAGAAGGCTAAAATTCAGATTCATGTGCTAAAAGAGAAGTACGAGCTACTTGCTGATATTCTTAGAGAATGCCCTGGACAATATTATAG GTATCATGGTGATTGGAGGAGTGAGACACAGTCTGTAGTTTCTATGCTTACTTTTATGCATTGGCTTGAAACGGGACAACTTCTCGAACATAAACAAGCCGAGGAAAAACTCGGGT TGAATAGTCTGGAGTTCAGTCTAGATGTCGAAGACTACTTAGTTG GTGTTTGTTTTATGTCTAATGAATTG CCGCGGTACGTGGTTAATCAAGTGACAGCTGGGGACTATGATTGTCCAAGGAAGGTCTTGAAGTTTTTAACAGAACTTCATGCTGCATTCCGAATGCTCAATCTACGAAATGATTTTCTGCGGAAGAAATTTGACG GCATGAAGTATGACCTAAGAAAAGTAGAAGAAGTTTACTACGATGTTAAGATTAGGGGTTTGACACCCAATGGCGAGTCAGTTGGAAATCAAGGAACCGAAGGGCAATCTTAG
- the LOC101496738 gene encoding auxin-induced protein 15A-like — translation MKGKFLRGCVNKWKKMRSELLITPCDYWCGLLSCIYEMDSIPNDVPKGHLVVYVGENLKRFVINITLLNHPLFKALLDQAREEYDFIADSKLCIPCNEHFFLSVLTCACASSPHNGRVFMYV, via the coding sequence ATGAAGGGTAAGTTTCTAAGAGGGTGTGTTAACAAGTGGAAGAAAATGAGGAGTGAATTATTGATAACACCTTGTGATTATTGGTGTGGATTGTTGTCTTGCATATATGAAATGGATTCTATTCCAAATGATGTTCCAAAGGGTCATTTGGTTGTGTATGTAGGAGAGAATCTTAAGAGATTTGTCATCAACATTACTTTGCTCAACCATCCACTTTTTAAGGCCTTGTTGGATCAAGCTAGAGAAGAATATGATTTCATTGCAGATTCTAAACTATGTATTCCTTGTAATGAACATTTTTTCCTTAGTGTCCTTACTTGTGCTTGTGCTAGCTCTCCACATAATGGAAGGGTGTTTATGTATGTTTGA